A single region of the Marinobacter salinisoli genome encodes:
- a CDS encoding HD domain-containing phosphohydrolase, whose amino-acid sequence MPQRHPASRISLALLIAGMVSLGMLLLTLVMVGQSFLGMERAKVTAASSAAHQLLINVDDRLRTLTTPSAATMALLSHDPLGRAVTLAERLERLPAISSILQASDVASAIYVGYPNGEFFQLRKVKSSGSVQFPDAPPGAAYFVQGSAAHGSSEQSLRRFYDAQMRPLADRKLEGQIYDPRTRDWFRNAIRSTQSELAPPYVFFTTGETGITFSHMASEGGAVFGMDASVSDITDQLSELKPTPNTHVAILNDDDKILAHTGQGETNHPVLLAAVHQQGQTIADSSVRRFKVNDQHWYGTTRTSSLLPGEQLTVAVVIPAEEILKQVWELLTRQALIAGLIGLVMTILGWILGRRVAKPLEALTDHVSQLSQFRFDTWEAPASKVREAHKLGSALDNMASSISSFQRIANVLNRGQNLDGLLHDILTQIISIVGEERGGVYLFRRQSETLGLAVDKDPNLPRQIGGIAATQDDASVIQNLRQRLSGNPLVTILRNRDGKLVGALVIEMERGDHERLSDELIAFVQQISGSAAVAIETQELIESQQAMLDGTIQLVANAIDSKSRHTAAHCSRVPQLAEMLVDAATASNKGVFADFTMSDEERYEFRLAAWLHDCGKITSPEYVINKAVKLETIHNRIHEIRTRFEVLHRDADIRYLKRQLKGDDEAAARQERNATQKRLQQEFAFIASINHGSEALSASDIDRIHNIGRQTWQRHFSDRLGLSWDEEQAAAEHPEPILPAAEPLLSDKPEHTRPWGEHRPPVQRDDPRNRWGFDMTLPDFAANKGELHNLTVARGTLTPEERFRVNEHIVQTICMLDALPLPDRLANVPRLAGTHHERMDGQGYPRRLTRDQLSIPERIMVLADVFEALTASDRPYKEAKSLTESLGIVARMVSNGHIDRDVFELFIRSGTYRRYAQRFLDPEQIDRVDERLFMTPD is encoded by the coding sequence TCCGCCGCCACCATGGCGCTGTTAAGTCATGATCCACTGGGCCGGGCCGTCACCCTGGCCGAGCGGCTCGAGCGGTTGCCGGCCATCAGCAGCATCCTGCAGGCCAGCGATGTCGCCAGCGCGATCTACGTCGGCTATCCGAACGGCGAGTTCTTTCAATTACGTAAAGTCAAAAGCTCAGGTTCCGTTCAATTCCCTGACGCACCACCCGGCGCGGCCTATTTTGTACAGGGATCGGCCGCCCACGGCAGCAGCGAACAGAGCCTGCGACGATTCTACGATGCACAGATGCGCCCCCTGGCAGATCGCAAGCTTGAGGGCCAGATTTACGACCCCCGCACCCGGGATTGGTTCAGGAACGCCATCCGATCCACCCAGTCCGAACTCGCCCCACCCTACGTCTTTTTCACCACGGGAGAAACCGGCATCACCTTCTCCCACATGGCCAGCGAAGGTGGCGCGGTGTTTGGCATGGACGCCTCCGTCAGCGATATCACGGACCAGTTATCCGAACTCAAACCTACGCCCAATACCCACGTTGCCATCTTGAATGATGACGACAAGATTCTGGCCCACACCGGCCAAGGCGAAACCAACCACCCGGTCCTGCTGGCCGCCGTCCATCAACAAGGACAGACCATTGCCGACAGCTCGGTGCGGCGTTTCAAGGTAAATGACCAGCACTGGTATGGCACCACACGAACGTCCTCTCTGCTTCCGGGAGAACAGCTGACCGTTGCCGTGGTGATACCTGCCGAGGAAATTCTGAAACAGGTCTGGGAGCTATTGACCCGACAAGCGCTGATTGCCGGTTTGATCGGGCTGGTCATGACCATTCTTGGCTGGATCCTTGGCCGGCGAGTGGCCAAGCCGCTGGAGGCGCTGACCGATCACGTGAGCCAGTTGTCGCAGTTTCGTTTCGATACCTGGGAAGCGCCTGCCTCAAAAGTTCGCGAGGCCCACAAACTGGGCTCGGCCCTGGATAATATGGCCAGTTCCATCAGCAGCTTTCAGCGTATTGCCAATGTCCTGAACCGGGGCCAAAACCTCGACGGGCTGTTACACGACATCCTGACCCAGATCATCAGCATCGTTGGGGAGGAGCGCGGCGGTGTCTATCTCTTTCGCCGGCAGTCGGAAACCCTGGGCCTCGCCGTCGACAAAGACCCAAATCTGCCGAGACAGATCGGCGGTATTGCCGCGACACAGGACGATGCCAGCGTTATCCAAAACCTGCGCCAACGGCTGTCCGGCAACCCCCTCGTGACCATACTGCGAAACCGGGACGGGAAGCTGGTCGGGGCGCTGGTGATTGAAATGGAACGTGGCGATCACGAACGCCTGAGCGATGAGCTCATTGCCTTTGTCCAGCAGATCTCCGGCTCCGCCGCGGTGGCTATCGAGACGCAGGAACTGATCGAAAGCCAGCAGGCCATGCTGGACGGCACCATCCAACTGGTGGCCAATGCCATTGACTCGAAGTCCCGACACACCGCAGCGCACTGTTCCCGGGTTCCGCAACTGGCCGAAATGCTGGTAGACGCCGCAACCGCCAGCAATAAGGGTGTTTTCGCTGACTTTACGATGAGCGATGAGGAACGTTACGAGTTCAGGCTGGCAGCATGGCTGCACGACTGCGGAAAGATCACCAGCCCCGAGTATGTGATCAACAAGGCGGTCAAGCTGGAAACCATTCACAATCGCATACACGAGATTCGCACCCGCTTTGAGGTCCTGCATCGGGACGCTGACATTCGCTACCTCAAGCGGCAACTCAAGGGCGATGACGAAGCCGCCGCCCGACAGGAACGCAACGCCACCCAAAAGCGACTGCAGCAGGAGTTTGCTTTCATCGCCAGCATCAACCACGGCAGCGAAGCCCTGTCCGCCTCCGACATCGATCGCATCCACAACATTGGCCGGCAAACCTGGCAACGCCACTTCAGCGACCGCCTCGGACTGTCCTGGGACGAAGAGCAGGCTGCCGCCGAACACCCGGAGCCCATCCTGCCAGCGGCCGAACCCCTGCTCAGCGACAAACCCGAACACACGCGCCCCTGGGGTGAACACCGCCCGCCCGTTCAGCGCGACGATCCCCGTAACCGCTGGGGCTTCGACATGACACTGCCGGATTTCGCCGCCAACAAGGGCGAACTGCATAACCTGACCGTTGCCCGGGGCACGCTGACCCCCGAGGAACGCTTCCGGGTGAACGAGCACATTGTGCAGACCATCTGCATGCTCGACGCCCTGCCCCTGCCGGATCGGCTGGCAAACGTGCCCCGGTTGGCGGGCACCCACCACGAACGCATGGACGGCCAGGGATATCCGCGCCGGCTGACCCGAGACCAGTTGAGCATTCCAGAACGCATTATGGTGCTGGCCGACGTATTCGAAGCTCTGACGGCCTCCGATCGCCCCTACAAGGAAGCCAAGTCTCTCACCGAATCACTGGGCATCGTGGCCAGAATGGTCAGTAACGGCCATATCGATCGGGACGTTTTCGAACTGTTCATCCGCTCCGGCACCTACCGGCGGTACGCCCAACGGTTTCTTGATCCGGAACAGATCGACCGGGTGGATGAACGGCTGTTCATGACCCCGGACTGA